The DNA segment GGTGAGCCCCAGCCGCGTGCCGGTCAGACCGCCCAGCTCGGAGGTGTCGCCGGCGACCGCGCGCTCGGCGCGGCGCAGCTGTACGTCCCCCATCACCAGGCCGCTGTCCTCCACGGACACGATGACACCGGCCGGCACCTCCTCCACGTACACGTGGACCTCGGCGGTCGGCGGGGAGAAGTTCGCCGCGTTGTCGAGGAGTTCGGCGAGCGCGTGCATCACGCCCTCGGCGGCGTGTCCGGCGACGGCGACCTCGCTGGCGGAGTGCACGCGCACCCGCTGGTAGCCGCTGATCCGGCCCATCGCACCGCGCAGGATGGACTCCATCGAGATGGGCCGCGCCCACCGCCGTCCCGAACGCGCCCCGGTCAGCACGGCGATGGAGTCCGCGAGCCGGCCGGCCTGCGCGGTGCGGTGGTCGAGCTGCAGGAGGTCGGTGAGCACGTCCTCGTCGGTGTGCCGGTCCTCCATCGCGCGCAGGTCCGCCAGGGTGGCCGTGGCCAGGGCCTGCATCCGGCCGGCCGCGTTGGAGGTGGCGGACACGGCCGCGGCACGGTCGCGCCGGGCTCGTTCCAGTTCCTCCGCCAGGCGGGTGATCTCGCCGCGGAGCTCCTCCCGCTCCCGTGTCCCGGTCTCCTCGGCGTGTGCCAGGTCGGTCGTGAACTCCGTCCGCTGCTCCGCCAGTTCGTCGATGAGCCGCTGCTGCTCCCGGCGCGCCTCCTCGGCCGCGCGGGTCTGCTCCAGCAGGAGCCGGCCGACGTCCCCGGTCACGCTCTCCAGCCGGCGCCGGGTGCCGCGCGCGGTGGCCATGGCCTGCACGGCCGTGGCCACGGCGGCGCAGAACACGGCCGCCGTGAGGCCCCCGCCCCAGAGCAGCGGGGTGCGCACCGAGTCCGGGGCGGCGGTCGCGACCGCGGTCAGCGTGAGTGCCGACAGGGCGGTGGTCACCGCGAGGGCGGCGGCGAGCGCGCGACGGGAAGGTCGGTCGCCGGGATGCGTGGGCGCGGTCATCGGTCCGGTCTGGTCCTCGCGGCAGATGGGGCGGGGTGGGTCGAAGCGGGCGAGCGGGAGGAGAGGGAGTGACTCTCCAAAGTGAACCGGCGGTCACTATACGAGAGTTGTTGATCAAAACAGAAAGACCTCGGACATCGTCCATCAAGTGGGCGCCCAAACATGCATGTTGACCATGAACCGGACATCAGGGTGCCGTACCGGCATAGGCCGCGAATTGACGGCGCGTCAGGAGCGCCGGCCGTGCTCCCCGCGCCCGTTCGCGGCTACTGCGACGCAGGTCCGGGGGATCTTGACGACCGTCCCCCGGCCCACCGCACCGTGACCGCCGGACCCGGCGCCGACCGCCCGGGAGACAGGGACGGCCCGCACGGAAACCACCCATCCACGCGATGGCGGCCGAAACGGGTCGAAGACGGGACCGACACCCCGCGCACCGGCGACACCGGAAGCGGGTCAAGGGGGCGGTGACACGCGGGCCGGCGGGGCGTCGGGCTGCCGCCCGAGCCGGCCGGGTCCTCGGCACGGCCCGTGCTCCGCGGCCGTCGTCGGCCTGTTCACCTGTCTGGCCGTCATCCGGCGCGCGCCCTCGGTGTGCACGCCGACCGGCGGACCGACGTCGAGGGAGTCGCCCCCCTCCCCCGATCCGGCCGGCCGCGAGTACCTCGTCGCCGTGGGCGCGGCGGTCGTACGCGGGCTCCCGCACGGCCGCGGGCGGCGGGTACGGGTACACGCGGCCGGCCGTCGTACGACGCCCGCCCCGGACCGGAAGGCCGTACCCGCGCGGGCGCGGACCGCCGGCACCCCCGTGCCGCGCGGGGGTGCCGCAGGATCACCCGGACGCCCCCGCCGGGACACGTCAATGTGACGGTTTTCGCACTTCGACGGGGACCGGCACCCCCTAGTGTTTCCGCGAGGTACGGCAAGGCGTGGCTGACACCATGGTGTCCGTCGCCGGCAGGCTGAAGGGGATCCAGGATGTTCCGTAAGGTACTGGTCGCCAACCGCGGGGAGATCGCGATCCGCGCGTTCCGGGCGGGCTACGAACTCGGGGCGCGCACGGTCGCCGTGTTCCCGCACGAGGACCGCAACTCGCTGCACCGGCTGAAGGCCGACGAGGCGTACGAGATCGGGGAACCGGGCCATCCGGTCCGGGCCTACCTCTCCGTCGGGGAGATCGTGGGCGCCGCGCGACGGGCCGGCGCCGACGCCGTCTACCCGGGCTACGGCTTCCTGTCGGAGAACCCCGAACTCGCCCGCGCCTGCGAGGAGGCGGGCATCACCTTCGTCGGGCCGAGCGCGGACACGCTGGAGCTGACCGGCAACAAGGCCCGCGCGGTCGCGGCCGCTCGGGCGGCGGGCGTTCCCGTCCTCGGCTCCTCCGCGCCCTCCGACGACGTGGACGAACTGGTCCGCGCCGCCGAGGAGATCGGCTTCCCCGTCTTCGTCAAGGCGGTCGCGGGCGGCGGCGGCCGCGGCATGCGCCGCGTGGAAGACCCCGCCCAGCTGCGGGAGTCCATCGAGGCGGCCTCCCGCGAGGCCGCGTCCGCGTTCGGCGACTCGACCGTCTTCCTGGAGAAGGCCGTCGTGGACCCCCGCCACATCGAGGTGCAGATCCTCGCCGACGGCGAGGGCGAGGTCATCCACCTCTTCGAGCGCGACTGCTCGCTCCAGCGCCGCCACCAGAAGGTCATCGAGATGGCGCCCGCGCCCAACCTCGACCCGGAGCTGCGGGACCGGATCTGCGCCGACGCCGTCCGCTTCGCCCGCGAGATCGGTTACCGCAACGCGGGCACCGTGGAATTCCTCCTCGACCGCGACGGCAACCACGTCTTCATCGAGATGAACCCGCGCATCCAGGTCGAGCACACGGTCACCGAGGAGGTCACCGACGTCGACCTGGTCCAGGCCCAGCTGCGCATCGCCTCCGGCGAGACCCTCGCCGACCTCGGCCTGTCCCAGGACACGGTCACCCTGCGCGGCGCCGCCCTCCAGTGCCGCATCACCACCGAGGACCCGGCCAACGGCTTCCGCCCGGACACCGGCCGGATCAGC comes from the Streptomyces sp. NBC_00820 genome and includes:
- a CDS encoding ATP-binding protein; the encoded protein is MTAPTHPGDRPSRRALAAALAVTTALSALTLTAVATAAPDSVRTPLLWGGGLTAAVFCAAVATAVQAMATARGTRRRLESVTGDVGRLLLEQTRAAEEARREQQRLIDELAEQRTEFTTDLAHAEETGTREREELRGEITRLAEELERARRDRAAAVSATSNAAGRMQALATATLADLRAMEDRHTDEDVLTDLLQLDHRTAQAGRLADSIAVLTGARSGRRWARPISMESILRGAMGRISGYQRVRVHSASEVAVAGHAAEGVMHALAELLDNAANFSPPTAEVHVYVEEVPAGVIVSVEDSGLVMGDVQLRRAERAVAGDTSELGGLTGTRLGLTVVGRLARKYGLKVSFRPSARGGTGVLMLIPQELLTDPAAPGAAPAATRSGSSAAVRPAAGRPAGPPTVTAAATGQESPEPQGSEGPANLPKRRRGRTLAEAERSRSAPQSDPSSPASAGAEAKTRAARFNSFRQAVRPSAPDDPAAREPSAGSTPDDGTDGSPQGTRDTSPQTAETGHARDGSSTARPADGARNASAHDPGTRSPQGSAPDAAEHDTPTPSPAASPMHTHTLPEGDTTS